In the Arthrobacter sp. Soc17.1.1.1 genome, CGCGGGCCTGTTCTCTTTCTACCCCGATGTCGGGAACGCCAGGATGATAACCACGTGTCAACTCGCGACAGCACCTACGCCAAACCGTTTCTGACTGTCCCGGAGCAGCTCCGTCGGCTGCGCGAACGGGGAATGGACTGCGGCACCAGCGAGGCCTGCGCCTACGCCGTCCTGGAGCTCCATGGTTACTACCGGCTGTCGGGCTACTGGCATCTCTACCGCGACCGCCCCGCGCCTCCAGCGGCCCAGTTCGACGTCGACGGTCGCGAGATCCGCCTGGACTCGTTCGTGCCCGGGACCAGTCTCGTGCATGTCGACGCCCTATACGAGTTCGACCACGAGCTCCGTGTCCGTTTGGGAGACATGTTCAGTGTGATCGAGACGGCGCTCCGGTTTCGCATCGGCCACCGGGTCGGCAGCGTGGACGCGTTCGCCCATCGGGACCCGGAAGCATTGGGGGCGATGCGCGAGCTGGAGAGTCCCCGGATCGTTCGAGCTTGGAATGCAGTCCTCGGGCGAACCACGCCCACCCGGCACGTGCCGACATCCGCCTATGATGACTGGCTCGAGGAGTATGACCGGCACGAGAAGCGGGCGCGAGGCGACTTTGTCGCGCACTTCCGCGAGAAGTATGGTCCCCATCTGCCGATCTGGGTTGCGACGGAGGTCATGTCTTTCGGCGTCCTAAGCAACTTTTATAACCTACTGTGCCAAGCCGACCAAGAGATCCTTGCCGCGCGGTTTCAGGTCAGCACCGCCGACGGCCACGGGGACCGCGGAGCCCTGGCGAACTGGCTCAACAGCCTAAGGCACGTGCGGAACATCTGTGCGCACTATGGTCGTCTGTGGAATCGCACGTTCGATGTCCTCATTCAAGCGCCGGGGCAGACTCAAAAGGACGCAACAAGCCCTCTGTATCCGCTCGTCGACGAGGGGGTTAAGAACAAGCTCTACGGCGTGCTACTCATCATGCGCCACCTCCTCTTGGGTATCGCGCCGGGCCGGGCCGACATGGTTGACCTCGTTGACCTTGTTGATGCCCGGTCTGCGACGATCGGGTTTGACATGGGCCAGCTCGGGTTCCCGGTCGACTGGAGGACCAACCCAATTTGGGATCGGAGCTTCGTGCTCAACAACTCGCCCATGCTGGCCGCGAATCTGCTTGACCGCACCGACAGCCACACCGCCGTTGAGACACGTGCAGTGCTGACCGGTGCAGAGATGAACGAGGCAGTCCAGGTGCAGACTCCTGAGCAGGCGGAGCGGGAGAAAAGTAGAGCCCGCCACAAACTGCTCAAGACTTATCTCCGATACCGGGTGGTCATCGAGATCGAGCTCGGCGCGAGGAAGCACTACCCCGCCTTCCAGTTTCGCGACGGGAAAATCATTGACGCCCTCGCGGAGATCAACAGGACACTCACCTTAGCCTGCGGCGAGTCCCATCCTGCTTGGATCGCCGCTGCGCTCCTCGACTGGTGGCAGACGCCGCATCCAGCTTTGCCTCGCGCGGCAGACGGCTCCGAGCAATCGCCCCTCGACCTGCTGTACGTGGTATCCGAGCAGGAGTTTGAAGCGTCTGTACGCGAGGCCGATGCTATGAGCAGCTTCGTCGTACCCGAGCCCCTATGACTAGAAGCCTCACCTGAGCGCCAGTTGCAGAACGCCCGTGTTCGATGGTGCGTCCGTAGGTTGGGGATTGCCTGCCCTACCCGTGCTCAACTGCGAAAGGCCCCATTTCAGCTGATCTGCTTCACCGGTAGCGACAGAAATCTGTGTGTCTTGTAGCTGCTCCACGCGCTGCCGACTCAGGGCAACGACGACATTGTCCAAGTCGTCGGGGAACAGTGCCGCGTAAGTATCCAAGGTAACTTTTGCGGATTTATGGCCGAGCATCCTCTGGACAACCTTCACGTTGGCCCCAGCGCTAATCGAGAGCGACGCAGCCGTATGTCGAAGGTCGTGGGGTGTCACTCGTCGGAACGTCTCATCGACTGCTTGGGTCCGCCTCACGGCCCTAGCGAACCATCCCGAAACAGCATTGCCTGGGCGCAGGAAACCACCCTCGTCAGAGTTCCACAGGCGGTCTTCCTGGCCTTTGCCCCTGCGCGTAGCCGTGATCACTTCATCGAGGAAGTCGGGGTATGCCACAGTGCGTTTCTCATGGCTCTTGACGCTACCCAGAACGGCCTTGCCGTTGACCTCGGTGACTGCTTCACGAATGTTCACCCGGCGCGTTTTCGGGTCCACATTTCGCACGCGCAACGCTGTGGCCTCTCCCCATCGCAGGCCGGTGTAGGCAAGGAATAGTACAAGGTCCGGGTGCCGGGATGTGCGTGCCAACTCTTCGACTTGAGCATGCGACAGGAAAACCTCATCGGGAATCGGCTTCTTCTTGATAGAGAGGTCACGCGCCGGGTTTTTCGTGATTCTGTTATCTTCGACGGCGTGGTCCAAGATACCGGCTAGGAGGTCGCGAACGCGGGCAACGGTTGTGTGAGAACGCTTCTCGCCCAGTTCGTTCAACCATGCTTGCACGTCGCGTTTGGTGATGGCCCCGACGGCGTAGTTTCCCCACTTCGGCCTGACGTGAGTGCGCCAGGCGCTTTCGACGGAGTGGTAGCTCGATTCCGTAATCTTGGGTTTGTGCTGTTCGAGCCACTGAATGCCGAGCTCCAAGATAGTCACTTTCGCGTCGCTGCGATTGACGTACGCGCCCTTGAGTTTCGAAACTTCAACTGTTGCGAGGTGGGCCTCGGCATCGCGTTTCAGCTTGAATCCTCGGTCGTGTCCCCTGCTCCCGTCCGGTTTCGTGTACCAGACCTCGTACAGCCTGCCGCGTGTTTTGGTCTGGTACGCCTTGACGGTGCCCATGCGCTTTTTCCCCTCCCAAGGACCGATCATATGGGTGTCACATTGTGTGAGCAGTTGTGAGGCTACCGTGTTATTCTCGTCTCGAATAAACGCAAGAGGTTGGCGTCAGCCGGATTCACCACCCGGTTTCCACCTCGATCAAGGCGGCCGGAGTGGTGACTGATCCGGCCCAGCATCGGGCGTACTACCGCGCGGTGCTGAGAGATGTCCATGTCGTGAGGAACTACCGCCCTCGCGAACGGGAGTAGAGCGGTCGCTCCTTCCATAAGGACTTCTCTAGTGTCGTCACCTTCAATTGTCATCACCACTCCCTTGCTCGACTCCCTTATCCATCCAGATACTCTGGCCGAGCGCTTGGGTACCAAGCGCCGCACGGTGGATGAGTGGCGCATTACCGGCAAGGGCCCCGCCTTCATTCGAGTCGGTCGCGGTGTTCGCTATGCGCCGGAGGCCGTGGACGCCTGGCTTCTGAGCCACCAGCGCACCAGCACCTCGGAAGAACAGTGATCCGATGAGTGTCCAACTCCGTGCGCATGAACCTGCTCCCATCGACCCCGCCTGGCAGGGAAGGTCTGGCTTGGCGCTCGGTGGAGCCGAACCGACTGCCACCGATCCCGCTAATCACTCTGTTCTTGATCGCACTGTGGACTCTGTGGATTTCAGTGGCACCACCACTTCTATTCCCGCGTCCTTCAGTGCTTCCTGGCGGGGGACTGGAGCTTGCGTCCCCCGCCCCATTCCAACTGTGGAAACTGTGGATTCTGCGGATTCCGAGCCGGATTCTGCGCCGCCGGAGGTTGATCCTGGCGGCAATCCGTATGCCGAGGGCGGCAAGTGGCACTACGCCGAACAGATCAAGGGACGCATCTTTACGATCACGACGGACTGCGTCCACCCGGACACCGGCGAGGTGCTGCTGACAGTTGAGACAATCGAGAAGCGCGTGTCGAAGTCATCCGTCGAGAAGTACGCCTGGGTGTTGCACGACAAGGACTTCTTCACGGAGTCCGATCTGGAGGGGAACCCCAGGGCGGTTCTCGGCGACAAGAAGCCGGATGGCTTCCACGTCCTCGTGCAGCTGAAGAACGAGGCTTCGGTCGGGCAGGTCGCGCGCGCGTACAAGGTGCACCCCGGGTGCGTGCGCAAGAAGGAGGGCCAGGGAACATTCCTCGACTGCGTCGAGTACCTCACCCACGAGCACGAGAAGCAGCAGAAACTCGGCAAGCACCTTTATCCCGACGAGGAGATCCACGCAAACTTCGACTGGCGCATGGCTGTCGATGAGCGGGTCGCGGCCCGGAAGCAGGGCTTTCACTCGGGCTCGGCGGCCAAGAAGATGCAGATCCGTCTCGCGGTGATGCACGGCGAGATGACCTTGAAGCAGGTGCGCGAGAACGAGCCGGGTGTGTATGTACAGGACCTGGAAAAGCTCCAGAAGCTCCAGCAGGACTTCCGTCTGCACCAGCCAGCACCGAGGCACAGAACCAACTACTTCATTGGTGGGATGGAGGGCGACAACCGTAAGGGACGGACGGGAAAGACGCAGCTCGCCAAGCTCTTCGCCCGAGCGCTCTTCCGTGACCTTGACGCGGACGAGTGCTACTACGTCGCTACGGACCCCCGTGTGCCGCTCCAGAATTACAAGGGGCAGCCGGTCATCGTCTGGGATGACTACAACGCCTTCAACCTCATGGAGGCCCTCGGCGGCCGCTCCGGCGTGTGGCAGGTGTTCGATGATCACCCCAGCGCCAGCGACGTAAACATCAAGTACGGCGCAACGCGCCTGGTGCACACCGTCAACATCATTACCAAAACCACGCCCTATGCACAGTTCCTCGACGGCCTCGCCGGGGAGTACACCGACGGGAGCGGAAAGCAGCACAAGGCCGAGGATCGGAACCAGTCATGGGGCCGGTTCCCGGTGGTGTTCGAGGTGACGATCGACAGCATAGAGATGCTGCTGAACCGCGGGTTCGTGGACGCCAACGACGATTTCCTCGCCTACCAGAAGGTCGCTCGGATGCGGGCGAGCATGCGACAGGTCTGCGCCGCACTGGATTCCATCAAGGATGACGAGGAGCGGGAGGCGGCGACCTACCAGATCGGCGACGTCTTGCTCCGCCCGATGCTCGATCAGCACGCCAGGCTCCAGCCGATGGCCAGCCGGAAGGGCGCCGATGTGGTCGGCGAATTACTCTCTTCGATTGCGGTACTCGACGGCGATGAGTTGGTCGCCGCTGAGATGGCTGCCGCTCAGGCAGCCGCAGCTATCGCCCAGCAGCAGGAGATCGAGCGCTTGGAGGAGGAGAACCGGAGGTTGGTGGAATGCCAGCGGCGGGTCGCGATCTGCTCCTGTGACTCTCGATATCCGGCAGGGACCGATGCCTATCACCGTAACGACTGCGCGGTGCTCTCCGACGAAGAACGTCGGAAACGTTCCCGCGGCTTCGAGCTCACGTCGGGAGGTGGCGAATGAGCGCCGCCTCGCTGGCCCGGCGCAGCCGGGCCCTGCACCGCGCCGCGGCCCCCGGAGGGCCCCGGGAACTTCCGGAGCGGAGCAAGGAAGTGTATGGGGCAACACTTCCGTTTCTGAAGTGCGGTGCAGAGGCTCCGTTCATGGGTGCAGGGTCCCATGAACGGAGGGGCAGCGCGCTTCAGAAACTGCATCCCCGCGGGAGCGCCGCCGGAGGCGCCACTGGTGCATTTAGGAGGTGGTCGTTATGACTTGGACCGT is a window encoding:
- a CDS encoding Abi family protein; the protein is MSTRDSTYAKPFLTVPEQLRRLRERGMDCGTSEACAYAVLELHGYYRLSGYWHLYRDRPAPPAAQFDVDGREIRLDSFVPGTSLVHVDALYEFDHELRVRLGDMFSVIETALRFRIGHRVGSVDAFAHRDPEALGAMRELESPRIVRAWNAVLGRTTPTRHVPTSAYDDWLEEYDRHEKRARGDFVAHFREKYGPHLPIWVATEVMSFGVLSNFYNLLCQADQEILAARFQVSTADGHGDRGALANWLNSLRHVRNICAHYGRLWNRTFDVLIQAPGQTQKDATSPLYPLVDEGVKNKLYGVLLIMRHLLLGIAPGRADMVDLVDLVDARSATIGFDMGQLGFPVDWRTNPIWDRSFVLNNSPMLAANLLDRTDSHTAVETRAVLTGAEMNEAVQVQTPEQAEREKSRARHKLLKTYLRYRVVIEIELGARKHYPAFQFRDGKIIDALAEINRTLTLACGESHPAWIAAALLDWWQTPHPALPRAADGSEQSPLDLLYVVSEQEFEASVREADAMSSFVVPEPL
- a CDS encoding tyrosine-type recombinase/integrase; translation: MGTVKAYQTKTRGRLYEVWYTKPDGSRGHDRGFKLKRDAEAHLATVEVSKLKGAYVNRSDAKVTILELGIQWLEQHKPKITESSYHSVESAWRTHVRPKWGNYAVGAITKRDVQAWLNELGEKRSHTTVARVRDLLAGILDHAVEDNRITKNPARDLSIKKKPIPDEVFLSHAQVEELARTSRHPDLVLFLAYTGLRWGEATALRVRNVDPKTRRVNIREAVTEVNGKAVLGSVKSHEKRTVAYPDFLDEVITATRRGKGQEDRLWNSDEGGFLRPGNAVSGWFARAVRRTQAVDETFRRVTPHDLRHTAASLSISAGANVKVVQRMLGHKSAKVTLDTYAALFPDDLDNVVVALSRQRVEQLQDTQISVATGEADQLKWGLSQLSTGRAGNPQPTDAPSNTGVLQLALR
- a CDS encoding helix-turn-helix transcriptional regulator codes for the protein MSSPSIVITTPLLDSLIHPDTLAERLGTKRRTVDEWRITGKGPAFIRVGRGVRYAPEAVDAWLLSHQRTSTSEEQ